TTTAATGTCTGATACAATAAAAATTTTTGGGTAAAGGACTAAAGGATTTTACCCTAGTTAGCTTATGTCtgatacctttaataaaaaaattctatttCTTTGATTGAACTGTTCTTTGCATTACTCGTTTCCTTAAGTGCTAACAATGTGGCCATTCCCATTATGCACATTCATATGTCTGGGATTATTACCCATACATCTTCCTTGTATGATCTTGCAATTGATTATCCCCccaaaaaagttacaaatatgTGGAGGTTGACACAAGATTATCCTCATCCTGCTTAAGCTTAACAGTACTCTAATTGAAAAAATTACAAGTACCTTTTCGCCGCCAACTGATCTTATCTTACTATCAACAGCAGGGCTGAATACTCTCAAATATTCAGCTGACAAGTTGTACTGGCTTCTGTTTGCAAATTCTACCTCAACCTAATTCCAATGTATCACAAATTACAGAACATCTCACTTATcaagaaatttttgaaattctattcatgtatttaataaaACATACTGATACGAAGTTGTACATTATTTATAGGACAATCTTAATCAATTAAATTACTGAATACCTGAAAAATTGGAAATATACATCCAGCAAAGTTGCCAGAGTATATCAGAGATAAttcaaaaattaacaaattataaGAGCAGAAAATAGTTACATATTTTGGAGGATGGAGTGCAAATCTGATTAGTCGAGGACAGTCTGTGGCTGCCGTAGTTATCGCTCTCTGAATGCCAGACATTACTTTTTACACTTCTTTCCCTCAACGTTCCTTCCCCTTTCTGTAATGGACTATTAACGGTCATACGTGGAGCCCGTTAAACACGCCAAATGCTTCTAACTGGGAAATATACGTGTAAAATGTGAAACTGGATTACATAAGAATGAAATGTACAAGTTAATAGATATGAACTGTTTATAGCTTTATTATAAAGATACATGCCTCTGTGACTACAAGTCTATCAATTTACAATTaagaaataaacaaaacaaaaaaatcactCTTTCAATAAACCAAAATTTGTTTAGGCATTGAGTCCTATACAATTGAAGAAAGTAATACCATTATCACACCTGCTTTCAATATATGCATTCTGCATAAAGTTTAAGTTAACAATACATACTTCAAACAGCTTTACGGGGATTAAGGTACGTGAATGTATTGTACTATGGCCGAATTTATTATTGTatgaaatgaactttcaaaattGTCATTTGATTTGAAGAACCAACAAACCGTTAACGTTTGATGTAAAAGTTAACTAAAAAACCTTCAATTTCGAATACATACTAGACCTTGTACGTAAACTACAGCAGGACCATAGAAAATGTAGTTGCAACAAGGATAACAAAGAACATGAAATCAAGTTTAATTATGaaactaaaagataaaaaaaaaaaaaaagggtaaatgggtgggaaccctctAGTCCCATGTACCGAATAGGTACCTGAGTCACTAAAAGATCATATAGATTCAAATTTGagttcttttataaataacaaagaaataaattataacaaactaGTTGCTTTTAAGAGGGAATTTACTATCTGGGAGTGTAAATAAACCCTTTGAAAATTATAAATAGTACACAGAGGTTCTGTTGGACATATAATCAAACACTTGGTGTGCAActttaaaaggaaagaaaagcaCATACCTTTTTGGCTCTTTTTAGAGGGAATGGGAAGCAGATTGGAGGAGAAACAAGGGAAGTTCCAAAAGGAATTCTATAAAAACAAAGACAGTTTTTCAATCTTAAATTCACCAGTGCCTAAACACTCTGTTATAAGTAGCTTAAAatgatacgagtatattttataCTTACAAATTTTAGCTGAAAATTAATTGAATCAATTGatccattttattttcttattgttgtattttttgttataggtgaatttcgctgaaaacaAATTCGATAGCGAGAGGTTTAGCATACGTTATTAAAACCGGATTCGCGCTAGAAAGCTCCATCggagtagaaatgtctatttcaaatacccgatggggagaaaaccccctactaatccatCCGAAAACACAACGATTAATAGGAGTAAACCCTGCCCTTTCAGACTTAAACCTATGTAAATCCCTGCATGTAAAAGGATGGTCTTTCAACCATTTAGTTAATGCTCAAGGACTTATTGTTGTATTTAACATGAGATAATGTTCGGCGTGATAACTTTTATTTCGTCATCTATTTCATAAGATAAATGTGCTTTCCTAAAATGAAACCTAAAAGGTtccatataataaattaaatagttataaattGAGAAGTAGACttttaacatgaaaatataccATTTTTTCTTTGCATGTATCATCTACTTATACAATTTGTTGTAATATCTATACATTAtgatagttaaataaaaaaacattataccACTATCagatagttaaataaaaaaacattataccACTATCATAGTTTGGTCTTGTAAACTAAAACCGATTTATCTAAAATACATTAGATACAATATAAAAACACTATCAACTCTAAATATTTTGTGAACCAAGTGTGGCGTCCATAAATTATCCGTTTACCGAAAGATAAACAACATTTTAGCGAAAGTCAAAACTAGGGACAGTAGCAAAAAGCACATAACCCCAAAAAGTACACAACAAATTATACAGTAATTAAACGAATTACATTCTACACTTGTTCATTACAAAATTCGAATACCTAAACGTAAAACTGAGCTAATACAACAT
The Erigeron canadensis isolate Cc75 chromosome 2, C_canadensis_v1, whole genome shotgun sequence DNA segment above includes these coding regions:
- the LOC122589144 gene encoding uncharacterized protein LOC122589144 isoform X2; translated protein: MSGIQRAITTAATDCPRLIRFALHPPKYVEVEFANRSQYNLSAEYLRVFSPAVDSKIRSVGGEKVIYGRRHVGIMSAEPVGNYGASFR